From the Deinococcus sp. Leaf326 genome, one window contains:
- the tkt gene encoding transketolase: MTEHKDVALLSVNTIRTLSIDGVQAANSGHPGAPLGMAPMAYVVWQKFLRFNPKNPEWAGRDRFVLSAGHASMLIYSLLHLTGYDLPLEELKNFRQWNSKTPGHPEFFHTKGLDATTGPLGQGAAMTVGMAMAEHHLAAQYNREGFAIFDNYTYSFLGDGDLQEGVNHESAALAGHLKLGKLIWLHDDNSVQLDTATFKAESEDTAERFRAYGWEVLRVQDGNDLAAIESAVKQAQANLDQPTLIQVKTVIGFGSPRAGTSKAHGEPLGADGVAQTKAALGWDYPAFTVPAEVAAHMDATGRGAAHEAEWQKLMDGYRAQYPELAAEVQALLERKLPEDLEAALPVYEVGGKAAATRNAGGEVINALAKVVPGLMGGSADLSGSTKTTIKDGGEFAPGSYEGRNVYFGVREFGMSAAANGLALYGGPRPLVGTFLVFADYLKPAFRLSALQMQPVTYVLTHDSIGLGEDGPTHQPIEQLAMLRSVPGAHVIRPADANETAAAWLMALEYGKGPTALALTRQDLPILPRNIEGVKKGGYVLRDAENPAVILIASGSEVSLALESADALAAEGVAARVVSMPCIEVFREQSAEYKASVLTPGIKRVAIEAAAKQPWYEWVGLDGAVIGMDTFGASAPAKVLFEKFGFSVENVVKTVKSLS; encoded by the coding sequence ATGACCGAGCACAAGGACGTGGCCCTCCTCAGCGTCAACACGATTCGCACCCTGAGCATCGACGGGGTCCAGGCTGCCAACAGCGGCCACCCCGGCGCGCCGCTGGGCATGGCCCCGATGGCCTATGTGGTGTGGCAGAAATTCCTGCGTTTCAATCCCAAGAATCCCGAGTGGGCCGGGCGCGACCGCTTCGTGCTCTCGGCCGGGCACGCCAGCATGCTCATCTACTCGCTGCTGCACCTCACGGGCTACGACCTGCCGCTGGAGGAACTCAAGAACTTCCGGCAGTGGAACAGCAAGACGCCCGGGCACCCCGAGTTCTTCCACACCAAGGGTCTGGACGCCACCACCGGGCCGCTGGGCCAGGGCGCGGCCATGACGGTCGGCATGGCGATGGCCGAGCATCACCTCGCCGCGCAGTACAACCGCGAGGGCTTTGCCATCTTCGACAACTACACCTACAGCTTCCTGGGGGACGGCGACCTGCAAGAAGGCGTCAACCACGAGTCGGCCGCTCTCGCCGGGCACCTCAAGCTCGGTAAGCTCATCTGGCTGCATGACGACAACTCGGTGCAGCTCGATACCGCGACCTTCAAGGCCGAGTCCGAGGACACCGCCGAGCGCTTCCGCGCCTACGGCTGGGAAGTGCTGCGTGTGCAGGACGGCAACGACCTCGCCGCCATCGAAAGCGCCGTGAAGCAGGCGCAGGCCAATCTCGACCAGCCCACGCTGATTCAGGTCAAGACCGTGATCGGCTTCGGCAGCCCCCGCGCGGGCACGAGCAAGGCGCACGGCGAACCCCTGGGCGCCGACGGCGTGGCTCAGACGAAGGCGGCCCTGGGCTGGGATTACCCGGCCTTCACCGTACCCGCAGAGGTCGCGGCGCACATGGACGCCACCGGGCGCGGCGCCGCCCACGAGGCCGAGTGGCAGAAGCTCATGGACGGGTACCGCGCCCAGTACCCCGAACTGGCCGCCGAAGTCCAGGCCCTGCTGGAGCGCAAGCTGCCCGAGGACCTCGAGGCGGCGCTGCCGGTCTACGAGGTCGGGGGCAAGGCCGCCGCGACCCGCAACGCGGGCGGCGAGGTCATCAACGCGCTGGCCAAGGTGGTGCCGGGCCTGATGGGCGGCAGCGCCGATCTCTCGGGCAGCACCAAGACGACCATCAAGGACGGCGGCGAGTTCGCGCCGGGCAGCTACGAGGGCCGCAACGTGTACTTCGGGGTGCGCGAGTTCGGCATGTCGGCGGCGGCCAACGGTCTGGCGCTCTACGGGGGGCCGCGCCCGCTCGTGGGCACCTTCCTGGTGTTCGCGGACTATCTCAAGCCCGCCTTCCGCCTCTCGGCGCTCCAGATGCAGCCGGTGACCTACGTGCTCACCCACGACTCCATCGGGCTGGGCGAGGACGGCCCCACCCACCAGCCCATCGAGCAGCTCGCCATGCTGCGCTCGGTGCCGGGCGCGCACGTCATCCGTCCCGCCGACGCCAACGAGACGGCCGCCGCGTGGCTCATGGCCCTGGAATACGGCAAGGGGCCGACCGCGCTGGCCCTCACGCGTCAGGACCTGCCGATCCTCCCCCGCAACATCGAGGGAGTCAAGAAGGGCGGCTACGTGCTGCGTGACGCCGAGAACCCTGCCGTCATCCTGATCGCCAGCGGTTCGGAAGTGAGCCTCGCGCTGGAGAGTGCTGACGCCCTGGCTGCCGAGGGCGTCGCCGCGCGCGTGGTGTCCATGCCCTGCATCGAGGTGTTCCGCGAGCAGAGCGCCGAGTACAAGGCCAGCGTTCTGACGCCCGGCATCAAGCGTGTGGCCATCGAGGCCGCCGCCAAGCAGCCCTGGTACGAGTGGGTGGGACTGGACGGAGCCGTCATCGGCATGGACACCTTCGGGGCGTCGGCTCCGGCCAAGGTGCTGTTCGAGAAGTTCGGATTCAGCGTCGAGAACGTCGTCAAGACTGTCAAGAGCCTGAGCTGA